In Numidum massiliense, a single genomic region encodes these proteins:
- a CDS encoding F0F1 ATP synthase subunit delta has protein sequence MRAVAKRYAAALYALAEEQGVVDAVQKELEVVSDTLERHSSYAYLLNHPHISVQEKKDMLLSVFSEMLSDISRHFLQLLVDKGRQEIIADVATEFAAIANEARGVFVGEAVSAVALSDTERSQLEAAFAAKVGKRVELRNVVEPTLKGGVLLRLGDKVYDGSVAGKLTRFKKQLRDVQVQ, from the coding sequence ATGAGAGCAGTTGCCAAACGGTACGCCGCAGCGTTGTACGCACTCGCAGAGGAACAAGGTGTAGTAGACGCTGTGCAAAAGGAATTAGAAGTCGTCAGTGACACGTTAGAGCGTCATTCGTCGTATGCGTACTTGCTCAACCACCCGCACATTTCCGTACAGGAAAAGAAGGATATGCTGCTAAGCGTGTTTAGCGAAATGTTGTCGGACATTAGCCGTCATTTTTTACAATTGCTCGTCGATAAAGGCCGTCAAGAGATCATCGCGGACGTCGCGACTGAGTTTGCTGCGATTGCGAACGAGGCGCGCGGCGTATTCGTCGGGGAAGCGGTCTCCGCTGTGGCTCTTTCCGACACTGAGCGGAGCCAGTTGGAAGCAGCTTTTGCGGCGAAGGTGGGCAAGCGAGTCGAACTGCGCAACGTCGTCGAACCGACCCTTAAGGGCGGTGTTCTCCTACGTCTCGGGGACAAAGTTTACGACGGTAGCGTAGCCGGTAAGCTAACCCGGTTCAAAAAACAGTTGAGAGACGTACAAGTACAGTGA
- the atpA gene encoding F0F1 ATP synthase subunit alpha — protein sequence MSIRPEEISSLIKQQIANYESMIEVTEVGSVIHVGDGIARVHGLANVMAGELLEFPGGIMGMAQNLEEDNVGAIILGPYDNIREGDEVKRTGRIMEVPVGEALLGRVVNPLGQPLDGRGPIEASEYRPVESSAPGVIDRKSVHEPMQTGIKAIDALVPIGRGQRELIIGDRQTGKTTIAVDTILNQKGQDVICVYVAIGQKQSTVAGVVEKLRRHGALDYTIVVSATASDPAPLLYLAPYAGCAMGEYFMYNGKHVLCVYDDLSKQAAAYRELSLLLRRPPGREAYPGDVFYLHSRLLERAAKLSDEKGGGSLTALPFIETQAGDISAYIPTNVISITDGQIFLESDLFYSGQRPAVNAGLSVSRVGGDAQTKAMKKVAGPLKLELAQYRELKAFAQFGSDLDKATQARLNRGERVEEILKQGENEPLTVGRQVVSLYLAVNGHLDDIPVEDVGRFEKEWLTFLDQENPEIVKAIEASGKLEDEVTSNLEKAIALFKKGFAVSAS from the coding sequence ATGAGCATTCGACCAGAAGAAATTAGCTCGTTAATTAAACAGCAAATCGCTAACTACGAGTCGATGATCGAAGTGACGGAGGTAGGCTCGGTCATTCACGTCGGCGACGGGATTGCCCGAGTTCACGGGCTGGCAAACGTCATGGCTGGCGAGCTGTTAGAGTTTCCAGGCGGCATTATGGGCATGGCCCAAAACTTAGAAGAAGACAACGTCGGGGCGATTATTCTCGGCCCGTATGACAATATTCGCGAAGGTGACGAAGTGAAGCGCACCGGACGCATTATGGAAGTACCGGTGGGCGAAGCGCTGTTAGGGCGTGTCGTCAACCCCCTCGGACAACCGCTCGACGGCCGCGGGCCGATCGAAGCGAGTGAGTATCGCCCGGTTGAATCGTCGGCACCCGGGGTGATCGATCGGAAGTCGGTGCACGAACCGATGCAGACCGGTATTAAAGCGATTGACGCGTTAGTGCCGATCGGCCGCGGACAACGGGAATTGATCATCGGCGACCGGCAGACTGGTAAAACGACGATTGCCGTCGATACGATCCTTAACCAAAAAGGGCAGGACGTCATCTGCGTGTACGTCGCGATCGGCCAGAAACAGTCGACGGTCGCTGGTGTCGTAGAAAAACTGCGCCGCCACGGAGCCCTCGATTACACGATCGTCGTCTCCGCGACGGCATCTGATCCGGCGCCGTTGTTGTACCTTGCGCCTTACGCCGGGTGTGCAATGGGCGAGTACTTTATGTACAACGGTAAACACGTATTGTGCGTGTACGACGACTTGAGTAAACAAGCGGCTGCTTACCGGGAATTGTCCTTGCTGTTGCGCCGTCCGCCAGGACGCGAAGCGTATCCGGGTGACGTGTTCTACTTGCACTCACGCCTACTCGAGCGCGCGGCGAAGTTAAGTGATGAAAAGGGCGGCGGTTCGCTGACGGCATTGCCGTTTATCGAAACGCAAGCAGGTGACATTTCGGCGTATATTCCGACGAACGTCATTTCGATTACGGACGGGCAAATATTCCTCGAGTCCGACCTGTTTTACTCGGGACAACGTCCAGCTGTTAACGCCGGCTTGTCCGTGTCGCGGGTCGGTGGCGACGCACAGACGAAGGCGATGAAGAAAGTCGCTGGGCCGCTCAAACTCGAGTTGGCGCAATACCGGGAATTAAAGGCGTTCGCCCAGTTCGGTTCGGACTTGGACAAGGCGACGCAAGCGCGCCTAAACCGCGGGGAGCGCGTCGAAGAAATTTTGAAGCAAGGGGAAAACGAGCCGTTAACAGTGGGGCGGCAAGTCGTCTCACTCTATCTTGCGGTAAACGGTCACTTGGACGACATTCCGGTGGAAGACGTCGGGCGGTTCGAGAAAGAATGGCTAACCTTCTTAGACCAAGAAAACCCGGAAATTGTCAAGGCGATCGAGGCGAGTGGCAAGCTCGAAGACGAAGTGACAAGCAATCTCGAAAAAGCGATTGCGCTGTTTAAAAAAGGGTTTGCCGTTTCGGCTTCATAA
- the atpG gene encoding ATP synthase F1 subunit gamma, which translates to MESMREIKRRIGSMQNTHKITKAMELVYAAKLRRAQEQAVSSRPYAEKMRDVIASITTNTDYSHPMLEKRSVKRTGYLVITSDRGLAGGYNANILRHVVQQIEERHASSDEYVLFVIGRKGVDFFKRRNYPVIETLIGLSDSPGFSDVKSIANRAVNMFADESFDELYIHYNAFQNAVTQIPTEKLLLPLADVSSERTAANYDYEPSEAEVLAALLPKYAETVIYSVLLEAKASEHGARMTAMGNASENADEMISTLTLQFNRARQAAITQEIAEITAGANAL; encoded by the coding sequence ATGGAGAGCATGCGCGAGATTAAACGTCGCATCGGGAGTATGCAAAATACGCATAAGATCACGAAGGCGATGGAACTCGTTTATGCGGCGAAGTTGCGCCGCGCCCAAGAACAGGCGGTTTCCTCGCGTCCGTATGCCGAAAAAATGCGCGACGTCATCGCGAGTATAACGACGAACACCGATTACTCGCACCCGATGCTCGAAAAGCGCTCGGTGAAGCGGACGGGGTACTTGGTCATCACGTCGGACCGCGGGTTAGCGGGCGGCTACAACGCCAATATTTTGCGGCACGTCGTGCAGCAAATTGAGGAGCGACACGCCTCCTCCGACGAATATGTCCTGTTCGTTATCGGGCGCAAAGGCGTCGACTTTTTCAAGCGGCGCAATTATCCTGTCATCGAAACGCTGATCGGTTTGTCGGATTCACCTGGGTTTAGCGACGTGAAAAGCATCGCCAACCGCGCGGTCAACATGTTCGCCGACGAATCGTTTGATGAACTTTATATACACTATAACGCGTTTCAAAATGCTGTGACGCAAATTCCTACGGAAAAGTTGCTCTTGCCGCTCGCCGATGTGTCGAGCGAGCGCACGGCGGCTAACTACGATTACGAGCCTTCAGAGGCAGAAGTGTTAGCAGCGTTGCTACCGAAGTACGCGGAAACGGTCATTTACAGCGTGTTGCTCGAAGCGAAGGCGAGTGAACACGGGGCACGGATGACGGCGATGGGCAATGCGAGCGAGAATGCGGACGAAATGATTTCGACGCTCACATTGCAGTTCAACCGCGCGCGGCAAGCGGCCATTACGCAAGAAATTGCGGAAATTACCGCGGGAGCTAACGCTTTGTAA
- the atpD gene encoding F0F1 ATP synthase subunit beta, with amino-acid sequence MSEGRVVEVKGPVVDIEFAGGQLPELNNAVRIVHKAASSSERDIDLTVEVAVHLGNNRVRCIAMASTDGIVRGMQAHDTGGAISVPVGEETLGRVFNVLGDPIDEAGPVQTESRHPIHRLAPDFVDLTTEDEVLETGIKVVDLLAPYAKGGKIGLFGGAGVGKTVLIQELINNIAQEHGGLSVFAGVGERTREGNDLYHEMRDSGVIDKTSMVFGQMNEPPGARMRVALTALTMAEYFRDEQNQDVLLFIDNIFRFTQAGSEVSALLGRMPSAVGYQPTLATEMGQLQERITSTRKGSVTSIQAIYVPADDYTDPAPATTFAHLDATTNLDRKLTEIGIYPAVDPLASTSRILTPAVVGEEHYRVARGVQEILQRYKELQDIIAILGMDELSDEDKQVVSRARKVQRFLSQPMHVAEQFTGQPGKYVPVKETVRSFKEVLEGKHDDLPEDAFYMVGTIEEARENAESNRR; translated from the coding sequence ATGAGCGAAGGACGCGTTGTCGAGGTAAAAGGCCCTGTCGTCGACATTGAATTCGCCGGCGGCCAATTACCCGAACTCAACAATGCCGTTCGCATTGTCCACAAAGCGGCCTCCAGCAGTGAACGCGACATCGATTTAACGGTCGAAGTAGCGGTTCACTTAGGAAATAACCGCGTGCGCTGTATCGCGATGGCGTCGACTGACGGCATCGTACGCGGCATGCAAGCTCACGATACGGGAGGGGCGATTTCCGTCCCTGTCGGAGAGGAGACCTTAGGGCGCGTATTTAACGTACTTGGTGACCCGATCGACGAAGCGGGTCCTGTACAAACTGAATCAAGGCACCCGATTCACCGCCTCGCACCGGATTTCGTCGATTTGACGACGGAAGATGAAGTGTTAGAAACAGGGATTAAAGTTGTCGACCTGCTGGCTCCGTACGCGAAGGGCGGAAAAATTGGTCTGTTCGGCGGTGCAGGTGTCGGAAAAACAGTTCTCATTCAAGAGCTCATTAACAATATTGCGCAAGAGCACGGCGGTTTGTCCGTGTTTGCCGGCGTCGGAGAGCGGACGCGGGAAGGAAACGACTTGTATCACGAGATGCGCGATTCCGGCGTCATCGATAAAACGTCGATGGTATTCGGACAGATGAACGAACCGCCGGGTGCGCGGATGCGCGTCGCCTTGACGGCACTGACGATGGCCGAGTACTTCCGCGACGAGCAAAACCAAGACGTGTTGTTGTTTATCGACAACATTTTCCGTTTTACCCAAGCGGGTTCTGAAGTGTCCGCTTTGCTCGGCCGCATGCCGTCAGCTGTCGGTTACCAGCCGACGCTGGCGACGGAAATGGGTCAATTGCAAGAGCGGATTACGTCGACGCGTAAAGGTTCCGTCACGTCGATTCAAGCGATCTACGTGCCGGCGGACGACTATACCGACCCGGCGCCAGCGACGACGTTTGCCCACTTGGATGCGACGACGAACTTGGACCGAAAATTGACCGAGATTGGGATTTATCCTGCGGTCGATCCGCTAGCCTCGACGTCTCGTATTTTGACGCCTGCCGTCGTCGGGGAAGAACATTACCGCGTGGCGCGTGGCGTGCAAGAAATTTTGCAGCGGTATAAAGAATTGCAAGACATTATCGCCATACTCGGGATGGACGAACTGTCGGACGAAGATAAACAAGTCGTTTCCCGCGCCCGCAAGGTGCAGCGCTTCTTGTCGCAGCCGATGCACGTGGCCGAACAGTTTACCGGTCAGCCCGGTAAATACGTGCCCGTGAAAGAGACGGTGCGCAGCTTTAAAGAAGTGCTCGAAGGGAAACACGACGATCTCCCTGAAGATGCGTTTTACATGGTCGGAACGATCGAAGAAGCGCGCGAAAATGCCGAGAGCAATCGGCGTTAA
- a CDS encoding F0F1 ATP synthase subunit epsilon, which produces MRTMQVDVVTPDHKVFSEQAEMVVAEAAEGEIGILPGHTPFVSTLKIGPVRIKMAEHEQIAAVSGGFIEVHNDHVTILAETAELPGDIDLERARAAKERAERRLERVRDDEIDFRRAELALHRAMNRINVANRR; this is translated from the coding sequence ATGCGAACGATGCAAGTAGATGTCGTCACACCTGATCACAAAGTGTTTAGCGAACAAGCAGAGATGGTCGTAGCGGAAGCGGCGGAGGGGGAGATCGGTATTCTCCCCGGTCACACGCCGTTCGTCTCGACGTTAAAAATTGGCCCCGTGCGCATTAAAATGGCGGAACACGAACAAATTGCCGCCGTCAGCGGCGGGTTCATCGAAGTGCACAACGACCACGTTACTATTTTAGCTGAGACGGCAGAATTGCCCGGCGATATTGATCTAGAACGTGCACGTGCCGCGAAGGAGCGGGCTGAACGGCGCCTTGAGCGCGTGCGAGACGATGAAATCGACTTTCGCCGTGCTGAATTGGCGTTACATCGAGCGATGAATCGCATAAATGTCGCGAATAGGCGATAA
- a CDS encoding NADH-quinone oxidoreductase subunit A, with protein MYANNHFMIAIFLLLGLVLPIVAWTLSRMLRPSNPTAAKRLTYESGVDPFQQSWLQFNIRYYMFALLFIVFDVEAVFLYPWAVAYNALRSDIGLFILIEMGIFVFLLVVGLIYAWKKKVLEWD; from the coding sequence ATGTATGCAAACAATCACTTTATGATCGCTATCTTCCTGTTGTTAGGACTCGTCCTACCGATCGTCGCGTGGACGCTGAGCCGCATGTTGCGCCCGTCTAACCCGACAGCGGCTAAGCGATTGACGTACGAGAGCGGGGTCGATCCGTTTCAACAAAGTTGGCTGCAATTCAACATCCGTTACTACATGTTTGCCTTGTTATTCATCGTCTTCGATGTGGAAGCGGTCTTCCTCTACCCGTGGGCAGTCGCGTACAACGCTCTTCGCAGCGATATCGGTTTATTCATTTTAATCGAAATGGGTATATTTGTATTCCTGCTCGTCGTCGGGTTAATTTATGCGTGGAAGAAGAAGGTGCTAGAATGGGATTGA
- a CDS encoding NuoB/complex I 20 kDa subunit family protein, translating to MGLNLEELSVEESAFVKRNVLMTRLEQIKGWARSNSMWPLQFGLACCAIEMMATSGAHYDFERFGVFFRGSPRQADVMIVAGTVTKKMGPVLRRLYDQMAEPKWVIAMGSCATAGGPYVKSYAVVKGVDQIVPVDVYIPGCPPNPAALIYGVNKLQEKIRYEAKTGKKVTSE from the coding sequence ATGGGATTGAATTTGGAAGAGCTTTCAGTGGAAGAAAGCGCATTCGTCAAGCGCAATGTGCTGATGACACGGTTGGAGCAAATTAAGGGGTGGGCACGCAGCAATTCGATGTGGCCGCTACAGTTCGGACTCGCCTGCTGTGCGATTGAAATGATGGCGACGAGCGGGGCGCATTACGACTTCGAACGCTTTGGGGTGTTTTTTCGCGGTTCGCCGCGGCAAGCCGACGTGATGATCGTCGCCGGGACGGTGACGAAAAAAATGGGGCCAGTATTGCGCCGCCTGTACGACCAGATGGCAGAGCCGAAGTGGGTCATCGCGATGGGTTCGTGTGCGACAGCGGGGGGGCCTTACGTCAAATCGTACGCGGTCGTTAAAGGGGTTGACCAAATCGTCCCGGTAGATGTCTACATTCCAGGCTGCCCACCGAATCCAGCGGCACTCATTTACGGGGTGAACAAACTACAAGAAAAAATTCGCTACGAAGCAAAAACTGGGAAGAAGGTGACCAGTGAGTGA
- a CDS encoding NADH-quinone oxidoreductase subunit C: MSGEREKQTDRTKVDEAATGASPLVNDASGEVTKKKTVTTAADDVTKEGKKDGARLEKGDAPLAKKEKNVGAAKAVSKENAATDERAVSKANDTTEEKAASKAKAAVTAKVAAKKKQAAKAKARPQRSAKAKKEEPPPEPSPKQPLLDDYLQKLKAELGTDIVEAATINRLNDHLPTIRVKREQWAVVAQLLHTDPFFDFDYLSDLTAYDEQDYLSVVAHLLSLSRKERLAVHVHTEREAAWVPSVTSVWAAANWNEREVYDLFGIDFRGHPNLTRIMMPDDWVGHPLRKDYEPLDEEV; this comes from the coding sequence GTGAGTGGAGAGCGAGAAAAACAGACAGACCGAACGAAAGTAGACGAAGCAGCGACAGGGGCGTCACCATTAGTGAATGACGCGAGTGGCGAGGTGACAAAAAAGAAAACGGTAACAACCGCCGCAGACGATGTCACCAAAGAGGGAAAAAAAGACGGTGCACGGCTGGAAAAAGGCGATGCGCCCCTAGCGAAAAAGGAAAAAAACGTTGGCGCAGCGAAGGCAGTTTCGAAGGAGAACGCCGCTACGGATGAAAGGGCAGTTTCGAAGGCGAACGACACTACGGAAGAAAAGGCAGCCTCGAAGGCGAAAGCAGCTGTGACGGCGAAGGTGGCCGCCAAAAAAAAGCAAGCGGCTAAAGCTAAAGCCCGCCCGCAGCGCAGCGCCAAGGCGAAAAAGGAGGAGCCGCCACCGGAGCCTTCGCCGAAACAGCCACTGTTAGACGATTACTTGCAAAAACTAAAAGCGGAACTTGGCACGGACATTGTGGAAGCAGCGACGATTAACCGCTTAAATGATCATTTGCCGACAATTCGCGTCAAGCGGGAACAGTGGGCCGTAGTAGCGCAATTATTACATACCGATCCGTTCTTCGACTTTGACTATTTGTCGGATTTAACGGCTTACGACGAGCAGGACTACTTGTCGGTTGTCGCCCACCTGCTGTCTTTGTCGCGGAAAGAGAGGCTCGCTGTCCACGTTCATACAGAGCGCGAGGCGGCGTGGGTGCCGTCGGTCACATCTGTCTGGGCTGCTGCAAATTGGAACGAACGGGAAGTGTACGATTTGTTCGGCATCGACTTTCGCGGTCATCCGAACTTGACGCGCATTATGATGCCGGACGATTGGGTGGGGCACCCGTTACGTAAAGACTATGAACCATTAGATGAGGAGGTGTGA
- a CDS encoding NADH-quinone oxidoreductase subunit D, with the protein MVRTEEMLLNVGPQHPSTHGVLRIVIKIDGEIVREAKPVLGYLHRGTEKLAEDLTYTQIIPYTDRMDYLAGMTNNYAVCHAVETLMGLEIPERAEYLRIIVMELNRIASHCIWYGTFLLDLGATTPFIYAMRERETILQFFNELCGARITFNYMRVGGVKWDAPPGWIERVRDFLPIMKERVQEYEQLVTGNEIFLNRVRGVGKYTREDAINYALSGANLRAAGVKWDLRKDQPYSIYDRFEFDVPTAEEADCLSKYHCRMEEMRQSIRILEQALEQFPTSGPVMAKVPRVLRVPEGETYVGIESPRGELGCYIVSKGKASPWRIKWRRPSFSNLQILPKLLVGENVSNLVAILGSIDIVLGEVDG; encoded by the coding sequence GTGGTCCGAACAGAAGAGATGTTGTTGAACGTCGGCCCGCAACACCCGAGTACCCACGGTGTCTTGCGCATCGTCATTAAAATCGACGGTGAAATCGTGCGCGAAGCAAAGCCCGTGCTCGGTTACTTGCACCGCGGGACGGAAAAGTTAGCGGAAGATTTGACGTACACGCAAATCATTCCGTATACCGACCGGATGGATTACTTGGCGGGGATGACGAACAATTACGCTGTCTGTCATGCCGTCGAGACGTTGATGGGTTTAGAGATTCCTGAGCGCGCCGAATATTTGCGCATCATCGTCATGGAACTAAACCGCATTGCTAGCCACTGCATTTGGTACGGGACGTTCCTGCTCGATTTAGGGGCAACGACGCCGTTCATTTACGCGATGCGCGAACGGGAAACGATTTTGCAATTTTTTAACGAGCTGTGTGGGGCACGCATTACGTTTAACTATATGCGCGTCGGCGGCGTGAAGTGGGATGCACCGCCCGGTTGGATCGAGCGCGTGCGCGACTTTTTGCCGATTATGAAGGAACGCGTGCAAGAATATGAGCAACTCGTCACGGGAAATGAAATATTTCTCAACCGCGTGCGCGGCGTTGGCAAGTATACGCGGGAAGATGCGATCAATTACGCGCTCAGCGGCGCCAATTTGCGTGCGGCTGGCGTGAAATGGGATTTGCGCAAAGACCAGCCATACTCGATTTACGATCGCTTTGAGTTTGACGTCCCGACGGCAGAGGAGGCGGACTGTCTCAGTAAGTACCACTGCCGCATGGAAGAAATGCGCCAGTCGATTCGCATTCTGGAACAGGCGCTCGAACAATTTCCTACTTCCGGACCGGTGATGGCAAAAGTGCCGCGGGTGTTACGCGTGCCGGAAGGAGAGACGTACGTCGGCATCGAATCGCCGCGCGGCGAACTCGGCTGCTACATCGTTAGCAAAGGCAAAGCGAGCCCGTGGCGCATTAAGTGGCGTCGCCCGTCCTTTAGTAATCTACAAATACTTCCTAAGCTGCTGGTCGGCGAAAACGTATCCAACCTCGTGGCTATTCTCGGTTCGATCGATATCGTGTTAGGGGAGGTGGACGGATAA
- the nuoH gene encoding NADH-quinone oxidoreductase subunit NuoH, with protein MSDLLTQPLSQANVTLMVLAATALLFIVLGFVTYAILFERKVLGWAQARRGPVRVGPWGMLQTVADVLKLLLKEDTIPERADRGLFIIAPIVAFVPAFAVIAVIPFTENLYFSDVGIGLLYYFALTGITVIGMLSGGWASNNNYALLGAMRSAAQMISYEIPLILSVVGIIMATGSLNLIDIVDAQQKVWFILPQIVGFVVFLIASIAELSRLPFDLPESESELIAGYFVEYSGFRWAFFMLAEYVYIFAMASLTTVLFLGGWHPPFAALSFIPGILWFLLKFSLIVFFLFWMRATLPRLRVDQLMGLGWKVLLPLAIANIFLSALLKEVPWIQQFF; from the coding sequence ATGAGCGATTTATTGACCCAGCCGCTTTCCCAGGCCAATGTCACGTTAATGGTTTTAGCGGCTACTGCACTACTCTTCATCGTCCTCGGCTTCGTCACGTACGCGATTTTGTTCGAGCGCAAAGTGCTCGGGTGGGCGCAGGCGCGTCGTGGCCCCGTGCGCGTCGGTCCGTGGGGGATGCTCCAGACGGTCGCCGACGTGCTTAAGCTGTTGTTGAAGGAAGATACAATTCCGGAGCGCGCCGATCGCGGGCTGTTTATTATCGCACCGATCGTCGCATTTGTCCCAGCGTTTGCCGTCATCGCTGTCATCCCGTTTACGGAGAACCTCTACTTTAGCGACGTCGGCATCGGTTTGCTGTACTATTTTGCCCTGACTGGCATTACAGTAATCGGTATGCTGTCGGGCGGTTGGGCGTCTAACAACAACTATGCGCTGCTCGGGGCAATGCGCTCCGCGGCGCAGATGATTAGTTATGAAATCCCACTCATCTTATCGGTCGTCGGCATCATTATGGCCACCGGTTCGCTCAATTTAATCGATATCGTCGACGCCCAACAGAAAGTGTGGTTTATCTTACCGCAAATTGTCGGTTTCGTCGTTTTTCTCATCGCTTCCATCGCCGAACTGAGTCGGCTGCCGTTTGACTTACCCGAATCGGAATCAGAGCTCATTGCCGGCTATTTCGTCGAATACAGCGGCTTTCGCTGGGCGTTCTTCATGTTGGCGGAGTATGTGTACATTTTTGCGATGGCTTCTTTGACGACCGTTCTGTTCCTCGGGGGATGGCATCCGCCGTTCGCCGCGCTTAGCTTTATTCCGGGAATCCTTTGGTTCCTATTAAAGTTCTCTCTCATCGTCTTTTTCTTGTTCTGGATGCGCGCGACGTTGCCGCGGCTCAGAGTCGACCAGTTGATGGGCTTAGGTTGGAAAGTGCTTTTGCCGCTAGCGATCGCTAACATTTTTCTCTCTGCCCTACTCAAAGAAGTGCCGTGGATCCAGCAATTCTTTTAA
- the nuoI gene encoding NADH-quinone oxidoreductase subunit NuoI: MRGLIQGFSLTLKQMTKKKVTYSYPDEPIEMPDRFRGIQHLDPEKCIVCNQCVRVCPTACIQLSGRAHPDPNKRGKILETYDINFEICILCDLCTEVCPTEAIVMTNNFELSAYSRDELFKDLEWLHDNNTNVRSENKV, translated from the coding sequence ATGCGCGGTCTTATTCAAGGTTTTTCGTTAACCCTAAAGCAAATGACGAAGAAAAAGGTCACTTACAGCTATCCGGACGAGCCGATCGAGATGCCGGACCGCTTTCGCGGGATCCAACACCTCGATCCGGAGAAATGCATCGTCTGTAATCAGTGTGTGCGCGTTTGTCCAACGGCGTGCATTCAACTCTCCGGCCGTGCGCACCCGGATCCGAACAAAAGAGGGAAAATATTGGAGACGTACGACATTAATTTTGAGATTTGTATTTTGTGCGATTTGTGTACGGAAGTGTGCCCGACTGAAGCGATCGTCATGACGAACAACTTCGAGTTGTCTGCGTACAGCCGCGATGAACTGTTCAAAGACCTCGAGTGGCTGCACGACAATAACACGAACGTCCGGAGTGAGAACAAAGTATGA